In Cyclopterus lumpus isolate fCycLum1 chromosome 17, fCycLum1.pri, whole genome shotgun sequence, a genomic segment contains:
- the dars2 gene encoding aspartate--tRNA ligase, mitochondrial, producing MATKSMYVLRRVLGGLRAHTVWHQSSTSRQGRPPSRPQLRHLSCSHPVCDSRTPITGPSSLSFRSHTCGELSLDHEGKTVTLCGWVQYLRQDLFVILRDFSGLAQVLIPQEESASHLKAALCDLTAESVVKVTGTVRRRPAGQENKGMPTGDIEILAEGVEVFNVCRKLPFEIKGFVKTSESLRMQYRYLDLRSSRMQKNLRLRSQLVMKMREYLCNVHGFVDVETPTLFKRTPGGAKEFVVPSREPGRFYSLPQSPQQFKQLLMVAGIDRYFQMARCYRDEGSKPDRQPEFTQVDIEMSFVDQAGIRSLVEGLLQYSWPAERGVLTAPFQTMTYEEAMRDYGVDKPDTRFSMKLIDLGQVFLSTEIEFLRSALSQPGGSVQAVCVPSGAKLFAGKDLEELKQTAQTQFGQELSVVLVKADRTLKSPLKKLLSVSATDELLQKTAAKPGDLLLLAAGSLHSVRPLLGNLRLRCAALLESRGASVRDPSALHFLWVLDFPLFLPKEEDPEQLESAHHPFTAPLPEDTQLLHTDPQKVRGQHYDLVLNGCEIGGGSIRIHKASEQLHVLESVLKEDPSLLSHLLEALDSGAPPHGGIALGLDRLVSIMVGAPSIRDVIAFPKSFRGHDLMSCAPDFVSEEELKSYHISVKWPAERGAGEGAKRGDEEGSDKETPRKG from the exons atggcgacaaAGAGCATGTATGTGCTGCGGAGGGTGCTCGGTGGACTCCGAGCTCACACGGTTTGGCACCAGAGCTCGACCTCACGTCAAGGACGCCCACCGTCGAGACCTCAACTCAGACACCTGAGCTGCTCACATCCGGTCTGCGATTCAAGGACCCCCATCACAG GTCCCAGCAGTCTGTCGTTCAGGAGTCACACCTGTGGAGAGCTGAGTTTGGATCATGAGGGAAAGACGGTCACTCTGTGTGGCTGGGTCCAATACCTCAG GCAGGACCTGTTTGTCATCCTGCGAGATTTCAGTGGCTTGGCCCAAGTTCTGATCCCTCAGGAAGAA TCTGCGAGCCATTTGAAAGCAGCGCTGTGTGATCTCACAGCCGAGTCTGTCGTCAAGGTTACGGGAACAGTCAGAAGACGCCCAGCGGGGCAAGAGAacaag GGGATGCCAACGGGAGACATAGAGATCCTGGCTGAGGGCGTGGAGGTTTTTAACGTGTGCCGGAAGTTGCCTTTTGAGATCAAAGGCTTTGTCAAA ACATCTGAGTCTCTGCGGATGCAGTATCGCTACCTGGACCTGAGGTCTTCTCGGATGCAGAAGAACCTCAGACTGAGGTCTCAgctggtgatgaagatgagggaGTACCTCTGTAATGTGCacg GTTTTGTGGACGTGGAAACTCCTACTTTGTTTAAAAGAACACCCGGG ggaGCCAAAGAGTTTGTGGTTCCGTCCAGAGAGCCAGGCCGGTTTTACTCTCTGCCCCAGAGTCCACAGCAGTTTAAACAGCTGCTAATGGTGGCTGGTATAGACAG GTACTTCCAAATGGCTCGGTGCTACCGAGATGAAGGCTCTAAACCGGACCGGCAGCCGGAGTTCACCCAG gtAGACATAGAAATGTCTTTTGTGGACCAGGCAGGCATCCGGTCCCTGGTCGAGGGTCTTTTACAGTACTCCTGGCCTGCAGAGAGAGGTGTCCTTACGGCCCCTTTCCAAACCATGACGTATGAAGAGGCCATGAGGGACTACGGTGTGGACAAGCCCGACACCAGATTCAGTATGAAG tTGATCGACCTCGGCCAGGTTTTCTTATCCACGGAAATCGAGTTCCTCAGATCAGCTTTGAGCCAACCGGGAGGCTCCGTCCAGGCCGTCTGTGTCCCGAGTGGAGCA AAACTGTTTGCTGGGAAAGATTTGGAAGAACTGAAACAAACAGCCCAGACTCAGTTCGGCCAG GAGCTCAGCGTGGTGCTCGTCAAGGCGGACAGGACATTGAAGTCTCCCCTGAAGAAGCTGCTCTCTGTCTCGGCCACAGACGAGCTGCTGCAGAAGACCGCAGCCAAACCCGgagacctgctgctgctggcagcCGGGTCCCTCCACTCTGTG CGCCCCTTGCTGGGTAATCTCCGTCTGCGGTGTGCGGCGCTCCTGGAGTCACGCGGCGCGTCAGTCCGCGACCCCTCAGCCCTCCACTTCCTGTGGGTTTTGGACTTCCCCCTCTTCTTGCCCAAAGAAGAGGATCCGGAGCAGCTGGAGTCAGCCCATCATCCATTCACTGCCCCACTGCCCGAGGACACGCAGCTACTCCACACAGATCCACAGAAG GTACGTGGTCAGCACTACGACCTTGTGTTGAACGGCTGTGAGATTGGAGGAGGCTCCATCCGCATCCACAAGGCCTCAGAGCAGCTTCACGTCCTGGAGAGTGTCCTCAAG GAGGACCCCAGTCTTCTCTCTCACTTGCTGGAGGCTCTGGACTCCGGAGCTCCACCACATGGAGGCATTGCTCTGG GTTTGGACCGGCTGGTCTCCATCATGGTCGGCGCTCCCAGCATCCGGGACGTCATCGCCTTCCCCAAGTCGTTCCGGGGTCACGACCTCATGAGCTGCGCCCCTGACTTTGTgtctgaggaggagctgaagtctTACCACATCTCTGTCAAATGGCCGGCAGAgcgaggagcaggagaaggggCGAAGcgaggagatgaagaaggaaGCGATAAGGAGACGCCCAGGAAGGGGTGA